Genomic DNA from Acidisoma sp. PAMC 29798:
GGCGCCGCCGAGGTTCTGGCCCAAGTCACGCCCGAAAACCGCTATGCCTTCGACCAGGCCTGCCGGGTCCGCGCCATCGATCTCGCCGCGCGCCTGCGGCTCGACCGGCGCCTCAACATCAATTTCCTGCCCAATGCCGTGTATGAGCCGCGCGCCTGCATTCGCAAGACGCTCGAGGCCGCGTCCGGGGCGGGGTTTCCCCTCGATCGACTGACGTTCGAAATCGTCGAAAGCGAGAGCCTGGCCAATGTCGCCCATCTGGCGGCGATCATTGTGGAATATCGGCGCCACGGCATCCAAACGGCCCTGGACGACTTCGGAACCGGCTATTCGGGTCTGTCGCGACTGGCCGACCTCAAGCCCGATATCCTCAAGGTCGATCGCATCCTGATCGACCATTGCGACCAGGACATCACGCGGCGCGCCATCCTTGCGAGCCTCGTCTCCCTCGGGGCCGCGATCGGCCTCAAGATCGTGTTCGAGGGTGTCGAGCGGCGCGAGGAGGTCGACGCCCTTCGTGAGGTGGGCGCCCGCTTCATGCAGGGGTTCTACTTCGCCCGCCCGATGTTCGAGGGCCTGGTGCGCGAGGACATGATATCCTTCGCGACATGAGCAGGTCTTTTCGCCTCAGCGTTCTCGATCAAGGCCCCATCGCCGAGGGCGGCAACGGCGGCCAGGCGCTGCGCCAGATCGTCGATCTCGCCAAGGTCGCGGAAGCCGCCGGCTATCACCGCTATTGGATCGCCGAACATCACGCGACGCCCGGTCTCGCCTCAGCCAGCCCCGACGTGCTGCTCGGGGCGGTCGGGATGGCGACGTCGCGAATCCGGCTTGGCACCGGCGGGGTGATGCTGCCGCATTACAGCGCCTTCAAGACCGCCGAGACCTTCAGCATGTTGAGCGGGATGTTCCCCGGCCGCATCGACCTCGGCGTGGGTCGCGCGCCCGGAAGCGACGGGCTGACGGCCTTCGCCTTGCAGCGGGACCGGCGCGACCGGGCGCCGGATGATTTTCCGGAGCAATTGGCAGAAATGATCGCCTATCTCGATGACACGATGCCGGCGAAACACGCGTTCGCGGCTTTGGGCCGCACCTTGCCCGGCCGGCCGGAAAAGCCGGAGCCCTGGCTGCTCGGCTCGTCGGAGGATAGCGCCGCCTGGGCGGGCGAGCTGGGCCTGCCCTATTGCATCGCCGATTTCATCAATCCGGGTGCAGCACCCCTCGCCCCCGATTACCGGCTCGGCTTCACGCCAAACGCCCATCGGTCGCACGACAGGCCGTATGTGATGGTCGCGGTCTGGGCGATCTGCGCGGAGACGGAAGCCGAGGCGCAGCGTCTGGCCGCGAGTTCGAAGATGCTGTTCCGGCTGCTGCATCGCGGCCAGCTCATCGCCGTGCCGTCACCTGACACAGCGGTACGGTTCCTGGAGGCCGAGCCCGAGCGAGCGAGCGCGTCGCGATCCCGGCGCATGGTTTTGGGCACGCCGGCAATGGTGCGCGCCGGGCTCGAAGCGGTGGCGATGGAGTATCAGGCGGATGAGATCATGGTGGTGAACATCCTGTACGACCATGAGGCGCGGCGGAGATCGTATGCGATGCTGGCGGAGGCGTTTGGGCTCACTGCCTCCGCAGTCGTTGCGGCCTAATTTCAGGCGACCGTCGCCAATCCGCTCTTGGCAACGAGCGATAACAGCTTGAGCGATGCGCCTTGCGGATGCTTTTCGCCCCGTTCCCATTGGCTCACGAGGCCTGTCGTGACATTGAGATAGCGGGCGAAAACGGCTTGGCTTGCCCCTTCCCTGTCTCGAAGCGCCCGAATTTCTGCCGGCGACAGCGGACGTATTGGCGTCAGGCAACCTTCGTCAAACTTCCGCATGGTCTGCTTATCAAGCACGCCGAGGGCGGCCAGATCTTCCGCTACCTCGTGGATCTCCGCCATCGTTCGGCTACGATACTGCTTGGTCATCATCCGTTACCTCTATCAACACACCAGCAGCCACAGCGTCTGTGATTGCAACGACCTCCAAAGCCAGCATCGTCGTCGCGAGCAATTTGAACATCGCCAACTCATCATCGCGGATATTGGCCCGCTCATTCTTAAACACGAACGAAGTTTGACACGAAAACCTAACGGGATTTGTCACACTGAGTGCGATATTTCAACCCAACAACCCCCAGCTTGCGGCGCCGGCGATGCCGTCTGCGGCAAGGCCGGAGGCGGCCTGAAAATGCCGCAGCGCCACCTCCGTGCCTGGCCCGAAATCGCCGTCCTGCGCCACCGGATAGCGATGCGCAGCAAGACCCTTCTGGAGCAGTGCGACCGCTTCCCCCATCGCTCCTCTGCACAGCGTCGGCTGGTCCGCCGCGCTCGGCACAGTCTTCGCGGCCAAGGGCGCGAGCAGGGTCTTGGCGCGGCTGAGATAGGCGCGGCGGCTGTCGAGGCCGTTCAAACCGCCATTGACCAAGCGCGTCACGGTCATGAGATCGTCGGCGTCGCAGGCCAGATTGATCCTGCGGCGCGACCAGAACGCGCAGGCGACCGACAGATAGGTGGCGGGATCGTTGACCGTCAGTGGCTTATCCAGCAGCGGCAGGTCGAGCGCCGCACCGGTCACGGCGTAATTCATCCGGCCGGTGAGTTGGATCAGGCCCCGCCCCTTGTAGCGCGGGCCATCACCCGGCTCGACATTGCCGAGATCACGCCGCCCCTCATAGGCGCGACCATCGGCATATTCCTCCGTGGTGCAGAAGCCGTCCGACTCGTGGGCGGTCTGGGCGAGGAAATGCGCGATGCGCAGCGGCGTCTCGATGGCGTGTTGGGCTAAGGTGACTGAGAAGGTCTCCGCCATGCCGTCGATGATCGCGGCCTGCCGCGCGGCGCGGGCCCCGGACTGGCGTGGCACCAGGGCAAAAAGGACGCTGGCATCGATTGCGATCACGACCGTCATCCACCTGTTCGTTAGGTGCACTAACATATTTGTTTCGTAACCACAATTTTTATTATCTTCTCGTCATCCGCGGACTTGATGCGCGGATGACGAGGCGAGTTCGGCGTGGTTCAGCCCAGGTCGTTGGCCTTTAAACCTCCTCGACGCTTGACACCCCAGGCAGGATCTTCAACGCCGCCGCGAGCTTCGGAGACACATTGAACCGGCCCGGCAGCTTGATCTCGGCCTCCCGATGCTCATCCAGCCTCGGACAGAGCACAACTTCGCCACGTCCCTGCCCTTCGGCCGTCAGCATCGCGCGGATATGCGGCACGGCCGCCGTCTCGTTCAGCCAGATGCGCAAACCGACGCCAGCACCGGCGGCCGCCTTGTCGAGCAAGGTCACATCCTGCGCCGTGATGCGCAAAGCATCGCCCTCCAGCCGCAGATCGACGGTCACCAGCAAAGCCGTGCCTTCGCGCAGCAGTTCGCTCGACCGGGCGAGAATCTCACTGAATAGCGTCACCTCGAAACTGCCGCCGCCATCCGACAGCCGCACCCAGGCCATGCGGCCACCGGTGCGCGTCGGCCGTATCTTCGGCGCGCCGATCATGATGCCCGCAACCTTGGCGCGGCCAAGACCCGCGCCAGCGGCGATCTCCAACTTCGTGCTCGACATCACGCCCAGGCGGCGCAGCGTAGAGGCGAAACTATCAAGCGGATGGCTGGTGAGATGAAACCCCACCGCCTCGGCCTCGAAGCCCAGGCGGTCGAGCATCGGCCAATCGGGGATGTCGGGCATCCGCAGCGGCTCAGGCTTCGCATCCACACCGCCGAAGAGGCCGATCTGGCCGCTGCCACGATCCTCCGCCGTCGCCTGGGCGCGCTTGAGCAGCGTCTCGGCTCCCGCAAACAAGGGCGCGCGGCGATTGTCGAGGCTGTCGAAGGCGCCCGCCTTGATCAGGTTTTCCAACTGCATCTTGTTGAGCAGTTTGGGGTCAACGCGTTCGGCGAAATCGGCGAGATCGCTGAAGGGCCGCGCACCCCGAGCGGCCACGACCGAGACCATGGCCGCCTGCCCGACGCGCTTGATCGCCGCCAGCGCATAGCGGATGGCGAGGCTGCCATCCTCCTGCCGTTCCACCGTGAAGTCGGCCGCCGACATATTGATGTCGGGCGGCAGCATTTGGATGCTCATGCGGTTGGCTTCCTGGCGGAAGGCCGCGAGCTTATCGGTATTGCTGATCGCGAGGCTCATACAGGCTGCGATGAAGGGCACCGGATGGTTCGCCTTCATCCAGGCGGTCTGGTAGGCGACCAGGGCATAGGCGGCGGCGTGGGATTTGTTGAAGCCGTAATCGGCGAACTTCGCCATGAGGTCGAAGATCTCGCCGGCCTTCGCGGCTTCGATGCCCTTGGCCTCGGCGCCATCGGTGAAGATTTTGCGTTGGGCTTCCATCTCCGCCCGAATCTTCTTGCCCATGGCGCGGCGCAGAAGATCGGCGGCACCCAGGCTATAGCCGCCAAGGCGCTGGGCGATCTGCATCACCTGCTCCTGATAGACCATGATGCCATAGGTCTCATCCAGGATGTCCTGAATGTCGGGGTGCGGCGCTTCCCATTTCTCGCCATGCTTGCGTTGGCAATAGGCCGGGATATTCGCCATCGGGCCGGGACGATACAGCGCCACCGCCGCGATCAGATCCTCGAAACGGTCAGGCCGCATCTGCCGCAGGACATCGCGCATGCCCTGGCTTTCGAACTGGAACACGCCGCCGGCATCGCCGCGCGTGAGCATCTCGTAGGTCGGTGTGTCGTCCAGCGGTAGGCGATCGATGTCGACAGTGATGTCGAGCAATTCGAGGAAGGTTGTGGCCCGCCGCAGGATCGTGAGTGTGGTGAGGCCGAGGAAGTCGAACTTGACCAATCCCGCCTGCTCGACATGCTTCATCGAATATTGCGTGACGAGAAAGTCCGAGCGCGGATCGCGATACAGCGGCACCAGCTCCGACAAGGGACGATCGCCGATCACCACGCCCGCCGCATGCGTGCTTGCGTGGCGGTACAGACCTTCGAGTTGGAGCGCGATTTCGATCAGCTGCTTCACCGACTCATCATCGTCGCGCATCTGTTGCAGGCGCGGCTCACCCGCCACCGCTTCGGCGAGCGTTACCGGTTTCGCAGGATTATTGGGGATCAGTTCCGCGACGCGGTTCATCTGGCCATAGGGCAGGCCGAGCACGCGGCCGACGTCGCGCACCGCCGCGCGGGCCTGCAATTTTCCGAAGGTGATGATCTGCGCCACGCGATCCGCGCCGTATTCGTCCCGCACGTAATTGATCACCTCGTCCCGCCGGTCCTGGCAGAAGTCGATGTCGAAATCGGGCATGGACACGCGTTCGGGGTTGAGAAACCGCTCGAACAGCAATCCGAAGCGCAGCGGATCGAGATCGGTGATGCTGAGAGACCAGGCGACGACCGAACCCGCGCCCGAACCGCGACCGGGACCCACAGGAATGTCGCGCGCCTTCGCCCATTGGATGAAGTCGGCGACGATCATGAAATAGCCCGGGAAGCCCATGCGCGCGATGACGCCGAGTTCGTAATCCAGACGGTCCTTGTAGACCCGCCGCGTTTCCGCATCCGCTTGCATGACGGCGA
This window encodes:
- a CDS encoding helix-turn-helix domain-containing protein; protein product: MMTKQYRSRTMAEIHEVAEDLAALGVLDKQTMRKFDEGCLTPIRPLSPAEIRALRDREGASQAVFARYLNVTTGLVSQWERGEKHPQGASLKLLSLVAKSGLATVA
- a CDS encoding peptidoglycan-binding protein, with protein sequence MTVVIAIDASVLFALVPRQSGARAARQAAIIDGMAETFSVTLAQHAIETPLRIAHFLAQTAHESDGFCTTEEYADGRAYEGRRDLGNVEPGDGPRYKGRGLIQLTGRMNYAVTGAALDLPLLDKPLTVNDPATYLSVACAFWSRRRINLACDADDLMTVTRLVNGGLNGLDSRRAYLSRAKTLLAPLAAKTVPSAADQPTLCRGAMGEAVALLQKGLAAHRYPVAQDGDFGPGTEVALRHFQAASGLAADGIAGAASWGLLG
- a CDS encoding EAL domain-containing protein — protein: MPSEQTCSACRQAEDVFPFSMAFQPIVDIVEQRIDGFEALVRGPAGEGAAEVLAQVTPENRYAFDQACRVRAIDLAARLRLDRRLNINFLPNAVYEPRACIRKTLEAASGAGFPLDRLTFEIVESESLANVAHLAAIIVEYRRHGIQTALDDFGTGYSGLSRLADLKPDILKVDRILIDHCDQDITRRAILASLVSLGAAIGLKIVFEGVERREEVDALREVGARFMQGFYFARPMFEGLVREDMISFAT
- the dnaE gene encoding DNA polymerase III subunit alpha; translation: MSDTGFVHLHAHSAYSLSEGAIKADKLAALAAADGMPAVALTDTGNLFGALEFSQAAVGKGVQPILGCQLALGRKDQPRLPAEPIVVLAQTEIGFANLQRLSSISYLETETGLRPQVTLERLFEHAEGLILLTGGTLGPINRLLAEGQMPEARLLLSRFAEAFPDRVAVELHRHGLAVERAIEPGLVAVADELGLPLVAANDCYFANAAMHEAHDALLCIAEGRVLSEIDRRRVTPEHWFKPAAVMRALFADMPEACANTIAIARRCAVMAETRKPLLPVCPKVREGTTEEETVRQMAAEGLDRRLAVMQADAETRRVYKDRLDYELGVIARMGFPGYFMIVADFIQWAKARDIPVGPGRGSGAGSVVAWSLSITDLDPLRFGLLFERFLNPERVSMPDFDIDFCQDRRDEVINYVRDEYGADRVAQIITFGKLQARAAVRDVGRVLGLPYGQMNRVAELIPNNPAKPVTLAEAVAGEPRLQQMRDDDESVKQLIEIALQLEGLYRHASTHAAGVVIGDRPLSELVPLYRDPRSDFLVTQYSMKHVEQAGLVKFDFLGLTTLTILRRATTFLELLDITVDIDRLPLDDTPTYEMLTRGDAGGVFQFESQGMRDVLRQMRPDRFEDLIAAVALYRPGPMANIPAYCQRKHGEKWEAPHPDIQDILDETYGIMVYQEQVMQIAQRLGGYSLGAADLLRRAMGKKIRAEMEAQRKIFTDGAEAKGIEAAKAGEIFDLMAKFADYGFNKSHAAAYALVAYQTAWMKANHPVPFIAACMSLAISNTDKLAAFRQEANRMSIQMLPPDINMSAADFTVERQEDGSLAIRYALAAIKRVGQAAMVSVVAARGARPFSDLADFAERVDPKLLNKMQLENLIKAGAFDSLDNRRAPLFAGAETLLKRAQATAEDRGSGQIGLFGGVDAKPEPLRMPDIPDWPMLDRLGFEAEAVGFHLTSHPLDSFASTLRRLGVMSSTKLEIAAGAGLGRAKVAGIMIGAPKIRPTRTGGRMAWVRLSDGGGSFEVTLFSEILARSSELLREGTALLVTVDLRLEGDALRITAQDVTLLDKAAAGAGVGLRIWLNETAAVPHIRAMLTAEGQGRGEVVLCPRLDEHREAEIKLPGRFNVSPKLAAALKILPGVSSVEEV
- a CDS encoding LLM class flavin-dependent oxidoreductase, giving the protein MSRSFRLSVLDQGPIAEGGNGGQALRQIVDLAKVAEAAGYHRYWIAEHHATPGLASASPDVLLGAVGMATSRIRLGTGGVMLPHYSAFKTAETFSMLSGMFPGRIDLGVGRAPGSDGLTAFALQRDRRDRAPDDFPEQLAEMIAYLDDTMPAKHAFAALGRTLPGRPEKPEPWLLGSSEDSAAWAGELGLPYCIADFINPGAAPLAPDYRLGFTPNAHRSHDRPYVMVAVWAICAETEAEAQRLAASSKMLFRLLHRGQLIAVPSPDTAVRFLEAEPERASASRSRRMVLGTPAMVRAGLEAVAMEYQADEIMVVNILYDHEARRRSYAMLAEAFGLTASAVVAA